One window from the genome of Sphaerotilus microaerophilus encodes:
- the mobH gene encoding MobH family relaxase, which translates to MAIDSLLAAQAGWLTRIRLAHGGGIAGFEAELLPLIQRYASCVHLLPAAAEGPFSEAGGLFQLGLQTAFFALQGTDARIFAGPSSLTTRQQLEPRWRLATFAAGLCSELHRVADRLEVSDEAGQQRWHPLLEPLMDWLQRQQLRHYQFRWLPCRPAARSLGLFLLPQMLPEALLRQLAEGHDLVLPHLMASVSGVPVYPEPNVLDALVRRALWLCLQQGTSPSNSGEDPAWADEVLQRELIDGMRQLAASDPGWVVNREKSRLWWAADGAYVVWPGGGEDVLRLLTANGLSGLPKGAKEAAELLLRSGAVEPRPDGSEFWSIRPPGGRGAVNALKLRHPGQVGLGCDAAPAMPLADELCNRSTPAAAMAVPRRPVEAIAPSPAATPPESSAEERFAQATVSAMPTSPTEQLPLIEDSAEPTSEAAPSPPEPTWVLDAPLRLNPAIRSALAVALASPALQPQWEARASEPQTQSPLFVPLSALSGTGPQPAAILRALREAGMLEAAEGEAPTVQRMLEGASVPGLLLSAPYLRQRTDAC; encoded by the coding sequence GTGGCGATCGACTCCTTGCTGGCGGCACAAGCGGGCTGGCTCACCCGCATTCGGCTGGCGCACGGTGGCGGCATCGCTGGTTTTGAAGCGGAGCTGCTGCCGCTGATCCAGCGCTACGCGAGCTGTGTGCACCTGTTGCCAGCAGCCGCCGAGGGGCCCTTCAGCGAAGCAGGAGGACTGTTCCAGCTCGGACTGCAGACGGCGTTCTTTGCGCTGCAAGGCACCGATGCCCGAATCTTTGCTGGACCTTCGTCGCTGACCACCCGCCAGCAGCTGGAGCCGCGCTGGCGCCTGGCCACCTTTGCGGCCGGGCTGTGCAGCGAGCTGCACCGGGTGGCCGACCGGCTGGAGGTCAGCGACGAAGCCGGTCAGCAGCGCTGGCATCCCCTGCTGGAGCCGCTAATGGACTGGTTGCAGCGACAGCAGCTGCGGCATTACCAGTTCCGCTGGCTGCCCTGCAGACCGGCCGCACGCAGCCTGGGGCTGTTCCTGCTGCCTCAGATGCTGCCAGAGGCATTGCTGCGCCAGTTGGCCGAGGGCCATGACCTGGTCTTGCCGCATCTGATGGCCAGCGTCAGCGGGGTGCCGGTGTATCCGGAACCCAATGTGCTGGACGCCCTGGTACGGCGGGCACTGTGGCTGTGTCTGCAGCAGGGCACATCTCCTTCCAACAGCGGAGAAGACCCGGCCTGGGCGGACGAGGTGCTGCAGCGCGAGCTGATCGATGGGATGCGTCAACTGGCGGCCAGCGACCCGGGCTGGGTGGTCAACCGGGAGAAGTCCCGCCTCTGGTGGGCAGCCGATGGCGCCTATGTGGTCTGGCCCGGTGGGGGCGAGGACGTGCTGCGCCTGCTCACCGCCAACGGTCTGAGCGGCCTGCCCAAGGGAGCGAAGGAGGCCGCCGAGTTGTTGCTGCGGTCCGGCGCGGTGGAGCCCCGACCGGATGGGTCTGAGTTCTGGTCGATCCGCCCACCCGGTGGACGGGGCGCGGTGAACGCACTCAAGCTGCGCCACCCGGGCCAGGTGGGGCTGGGATGCGACGCTGCGCCAGCGATGCCGCTGGCGGATGAGTTGTGCAATCGCTCTACCCCCGCTGCGGCGATGGCCGTGCCACGAAGGCCGGTGGAAGCGATCGCTCCTTCACCTGCCGCCACTCCACCTGAATCCAGCGCAGAGGAGCGGTTCGCGCAGGCCACAGTTTCTGCAATGCCAACTTCTCCCACCGAACAACTGCCTTTGATTGAAGACAGCGCTGAGCCCACCTCCGAGGCGGCCCCGTCGCCTCCGGAGCCGACCTGGGTCCTCGACGCACCGCTGCGGCTGAACCCCGCCATCCGCAGCGCCCTGGCTGTGGCGCTGGCCTCCCCTGCCCTGCAGCCGCAATGGGAAGCACGGGCGAGCGAGCCGCAGACACAGTCACCGCTGTTTGTGCCGCTGTCGGCATTGAGCGGCACCGGTCCTCAACCTGCCGCCATCCTGCGCGCACTTCGTGAGGCCGGCATGCTGGAGGCGGCAGAGGGCGAAGCGCCGACGGTGCAGCGGATGCTGGAAGGTGCTTCTGTCCCTGGACTGTTGCTGTCGGCCCCGTACCTCAGGCAGCGCACCGATGCCTGCTGA
- a CDS encoding DUF932 domain-containing protein — MKHGRSLISLAHELERQQSAKKDLLVPSQRLQHRTESGGHTHLLVEDGPSPTRYGLTTLARRQLAEKLKIPFAYFERMREEQPGLLDHNVNTWLQEDGERRMLRTLDGTVRAVLSDRYRRLDNHELAESVLPILMQVPELRFESMELTDTRMYLKCVTPLLSCEMAPGDVVQAGLVISNSEVGLGMLSIQPLLYRLVCRNGLIAADHTLRKTHVGRSLAVDEPAASVFQDDTLRADDRAFFLKVRDVVQATVSETVFRQVAGRFQRTRELELTGDPTRSVEVLAQRHSLNEAERIGVLRHLVSGADLSGYGLVNAVTHYSQEVPSYDRATELEALGGKLVEQSATEWKALLSPA, encoded by the coding sequence ATGAAACACGGACGCAGTCTCATCAGCCTGGCCCATGAACTGGAGCGCCAGCAAAGCGCCAAGAAGGACCTGCTGGTCCCCTCGCAGCGCCTGCAGCATCGCACCGAGTCGGGTGGTCACACCCACCTGCTGGTGGAGGACGGCCCCAGCCCCACCCGCTATGGACTCACCACGCTGGCGCGCCGCCAGCTGGCCGAGAAGCTGAAGATCCCCTTCGCCTACTTCGAGCGCATGCGCGAGGAGCAGCCCGGGCTGCTGGACCACAACGTCAACACCTGGCTGCAGGAAGACGGCGAGCGGCGCATGCTGCGCACACTGGACGGAACCGTGCGGGCGGTCCTGTCGGATCGCTACCGCCGCCTGGACAACCACGAACTCGCCGAGAGCGTGCTGCCCATCCTGATGCAGGTGCCGGAGTTGCGCTTCGAGTCGATGGAGTTGACCGACACGCGCATGTACCTGAAGTGCGTCACCCCGCTGCTGAGCTGCGAGATGGCGCCCGGGGATGTTGTCCAGGCCGGTCTGGTGATCTCCAACTCGGAGGTCGGCCTGGGCATGCTGTCGATCCAGCCGCTGCTGTACCGGCTCGTCTGCCGCAACGGCCTGATCGCCGCCGACCACACGCTGCGCAAGACCCACGTGGGTCGCTCGCTGGCGGTGGACGAGCCGGCGGCCTCGGTGTTCCAGGACGACACCCTGCGCGCCGACGACCGCGCCTTCTTCCTGAAGGTGCGAGATGTCGTGCAAGCCACCGTCTCGGAGACCGTGTTCCGCCAGGTGGCCGGGCGGTTTCAGCGAACACGTGAGCTGGAGTTGACCGGCGACCCGACCCGCAGCGTCGAGGTGCTGGCGCAGCGCCACAGCCTCAACGAGGCCGAACGCATCGGCGTGCTGCGCCACCTTGTCAGCGGGGCTGACCTGTCCGGCTACGGACTCGTCAACGCCGTCACCCACTACAGCCAGGAGGTGCCGTCCTATGACCGCGCCACCGAGCTGGAGGCCCTGGGCGGCAAGCTGGTCGAGCAGTCGGCCACGGAGTGGAAGGCGCTGTTGTCGCCCGCCTGA
- a CDS encoding HAD-IIB family hydrolase → MVASATVPNHYEGELAELGHSYAAACAANIDSLKLAVASAAECSLIGVGSGGSFTVASLLCSLHETYTGRVSRPSTPLEIICSPALASSSPVFLVSAEGNNPDIVEALERARRFSSRPVHVLTNRQDSTLMSHVGALPGVKPYVFQLAKKDGYLATNSLLLDAVLVARAYAELNCRPSQMPASVEGLQVGDRSVEQWIDEAHPFLDEAVRRGALTVVYSPLLKPIATDLESKLSEGALLHVQLADLRSYAHGRHLWLAQRPEECAILALIEPSLGQLWEGMRAQFPAGIPTLAMPLGGCEPVHLIAGLVAQMHMVAAVGRLMGKDPGRPEVPSYGRAIHYTNLHDMIPLPKADAPAEESSKYEVLGAHWPARRDHGEMRRAAQAFTASLRAQRFRAVVFDYDGTLCSSQSRDGPPSPEVVSHLVRLVHAGVVVGVASGRGGSIQECLAAVMPEGVLTKIRLGLYNGGWISTADVSPAPPEETSEFLSHVTRIVVRLKSLGVPIDAHRTTHPYQVSVRFREGIATEGMWFVIADALRQAGLDLSTMVRSKHSVDILAEGVSKSALVAAIIQQDNVDPYQILTMGDQGAWPGNDAALLEHRYSLSVDLPSRRLDRGWKLAPIEKRDVDATLWYLEHMDAQDGMFRVQLPQAGLDGGEVHA, encoded by the coding sequence ATGGTTGCATCTGCGACAGTGCCGAATCACTACGAGGGCGAACTGGCCGAGCTGGGGCACAGCTATGCGGCGGCCTGCGCCGCCAACATCGACTCCCTGAAACTGGCCGTCGCCAGCGCGGCCGAATGCAGCCTGATTGGCGTGGGATCCGGCGGTTCGTTCACCGTTGCATCTCTCTTGTGCAGTCTGCATGAGACCTACACGGGGCGTGTGTCGCGCCCCTCCACGCCGTTGGAGATCATCTGCAGTCCGGCGTTGGCGTCATCGAGCCCAGTGTTCCTTGTTTCGGCGGAGGGTAACAACCCGGACATTGTCGAGGCGCTGGAGCGCGCGCGCCGCTTCAGCTCACGCCCCGTGCACGTACTGACCAACCGGCAGGACAGCACGCTGATGAGCCACGTAGGGGCCTTACCCGGCGTCAAGCCCTACGTGTTCCAACTGGCCAAGAAGGACGGCTACTTGGCTACCAACAGCCTGCTGCTGGATGCGGTGCTCGTTGCACGAGCCTACGCCGAGCTCAATTGCCGCCCTAGCCAGATGCCGGCGTCTGTGGAAGGACTGCAAGTCGGCGATCGCAGCGTCGAGCAGTGGATCGATGAGGCACATCCGTTTCTGGATGAGGCGGTGCGGCGCGGCGCACTCACCGTGGTCTATTCGCCGCTGCTCAAGCCCATCGCGACGGATCTCGAGTCCAAGCTCTCCGAGGGGGCATTGCTTCATGTGCAGCTGGCGGACCTGAGGTCGTACGCGCACGGCCGCCACCTGTGGCTAGCGCAGCGGCCTGAGGAGTGCGCCATCCTGGCGCTCATCGAGCCGTCGCTCGGACAGTTGTGGGAGGGCATGCGCGCGCAGTTCCCGGCCGGAATTCCTACGCTCGCCATGCCGCTGGGCGGCTGCGAACCAGTGCACTTGATTGCGGGCTTGGTGGCCCAGATGCATATGGTGGCCGCTGTCGGCAGGCTGATGGGCAAGGATCCGGGGCGCCCAGAGGTGCCCAGCTACGGACGCGCCATCCACTACACCAACTTGCACGACATGATCCCGCTGCCCAAGGCGGACGCGCCTGCCGAGGAGAGTTCAAAGTACGAAGTCCTCGGAGCGCACTGGCCGGCGCGGCGTGACCACGGCGAGATGCGTCGTGCCGCGCAGGCGTTCACCGCGTCGCTGCGGGCGCAGCGCTTCAGGGCAGTGGTGTTCGACTATGACGGCACGCTGTGCAGTTCGCAGAGTCGGGACGGCCCGCCCTCGCCAGAGGTGGTCAGCCACCTGGTTCGCCTGGTGCATGCCGGGGTGGTCGTTGGCGTGGCATCGGGGCGTGGCGGGTCGATCCAGGAATGTCTGGCCGCCGTGATGCCGGAGGGCGTGCTGACGAAGATTCGGCTGGGCCTGTACAACGGCGGCTGGATCTCCACGGCAGATGTATCGCCCGCGCCGCCCGAGGAGACGAGCGAATTTCTCAGCCACGTGACGCGGATCGTCGTGCGGCTGAAGTCGCTCGGCGTGCCGATCGACGCCCATCGCACCACCCATCCCTACCAGGTCAGCGTGCGCTTTCGCGAGGGGATAGCCACTGAAGGTATGTGGTTTGTGATCGCAGACGCGCTGCGCCAGGCGGGGCTAGATCTATCGACTATGGTGCGCAGTAAGCACTCCGTCGACATCCTGGCTGAAGGGGTCAGCAAGTCCGCGCTGGTCGCGGCCATCATCCAGCAGGACAACGTGGATCCGTACCAAATCCTCACGATGGGAGACCAAGGTGCATGGCCGGGCAACGACGCCGCGCTGCTGGAGCACCGGTACTCGCTCAGCGTGGATCTGCCTTCGCGGCGGCTGGATCGCGGCTGGAAGCTCGCGCCGATCGAGAAGCGCGACGTGGATGCGACGCTGTGGTACCTCGAGCATATGGACGCGCAAGATGGCATGTTCCGGGTCCAGCTGCCGCAGGCCGGTCTTGACGGAGGGGAAGTCCATGCATGA
- a CDS encoding DUF4400 domain-containing protein produces MIRAVVVASLSALLLLVLYLPSAHPPEQFVAVLREEHQATVEAWGWQPAGSILERTLRWQQVSDGWAPLPTKAAAAPIPVDPMAGAVGQEMNAVQQRLLRNDYFRAIDALVLLATHRLAALLHWWPGLLPVVVASWIDALQRRRVRARVLAGNRPERFALWGSLCVGIACAGLLAMVWPVALPPVLWPGLAVAVAGTTSRAWGWYRV; encoded by the coding sequence ATGATTCGGGCAGTCGTTGTCGCATCGCTGAGCGCCTTGCTGCTGTTGGTGCTCTACCTGCCGTCAGCCCACCCTCCTGAGCAGTTCGTGGCGGTGCTGCGCGAGGAGCACCAAGCCACGGTCGAAGCCTGGGGGTGGCAGCCTGCTGGGTCGATCCTGGAGAGGACGCTGCGCTGGCAACAGGTTTCCGATGGCTGGGCCCCCCTGCCGACCAAAGCTGCCGCGGCACCCATCCCGGTCGACCCCATGGCTGGAGCCGTCGGACAGGAGATGAACGCTGTGCAACAGCGCCTGCTGCGCAACGACTACTTCCGCGCCATCGATGCCCTGGTGCTGCTGGCCACGCATCGCCTGGCCGCGCTGCTGCACTGGTGGCCAGGCCTGTTGCCTGTCGTCGTGGCCAGCTGGATCGATGCGCTTCAGCGGCGCCGGGTGCGTGCCCGTGTCCTGGCAGGCAACCGCCCGGAACGCTTTGCACTGTGGGGCAGCCTGTGCGTCGGGATCGCCTGTGCCGGGTTGCTGGCGATGGTGTGGCCGGTCGCGCTGCCACCGGTGCTCTGGCCTGGGCTGGCGGTGGCGGTTGCGGGGACGACGAGCCGGGCTTGGGGGTGGTACAGGGTGTAG
- a CDS encoding phosphoribosyltransferase-like protein, producing MHDQNAAKLLAKVMGWDDLEAVPQVLPNLQLLADFKYDQYQRFGPGRRFIESLALWLRQFEPEDRRTGLRLVLDHLVFISDAELSHLVRTAYQDWIVQERMRLVSEEFDIPSHRVQQIARHRRFEQLRLTSLYLGLSDGARTNELRRASDGEIGNEQIWQAYELGEEKAADMLKDLKESLAKAGLTRSDPRFNLIWLLDDFSGSGNTYIRYDAASRKFKGKLPKIYQRLHEGGVVDPSHYEVFLMLYTATRQAIDHIEYWSERFTTDRGFKPLQLRVLCPLEPEVSLLRASDVTLQAFLANPAYRDDRVVDIHFKVGGTDDASLGFAGCALPVVLNHNTPNNSVFLLWGPEQFKPHGLFPRVSRHREF from the coding sequence ATGCATGATCAGAATGCCGCCAAGCTGCTGGCCAAGGTCATGGGCTGGGATGACTTGGAGGCGGTGCCGCAGGTGTTGCCCAACCTGCAGCTGTTGGCGGACTTCAAGTACGACCAGTACCAACGCTTCGGCCCCGGGCGGCGTTTCATCGAGAGTCTTGCGCTGTGGCTGCGCCAGTTTGAGCCCGAGGACCGGCGCACGGGGCTGCGCCTGGTGTTGGACCACCTCGTCTTCATCTCGGACGCGGAACTATCGCACCTGGTGCGCACCGCTTACCAGGACTGGATCGTCCAGGAGCGCATGCGACTCGTGTCGGAGGAATTCGACATCCCGTCGCATCGGGTCCAGCAGATTGCACGGCATCGGCGCTTCGAGCAACTGCGGCTGACCTCGCTGTACCTAGGCCTGAGCGATGGGGCGCGTACCAACGAATTGCGCCGCGCCAGCGACGGCGAGATCGGCAACGAGCAGATCTGGCAGGCCTACGAGCTCGGCGAGGAGAAGGCCGCCGACATGCTCAAGGACCTGAAGGAATCGCTCGCGAAGGCGGGCTTGACCCGATCCGATCCACGTTTCAACCTGATCTGGCTGCTCGACGACTTTTCCGGAAGCGGCAACACCTACATCCGCTACGACGCGGCATCGCGCAAGTTCAAGGGCAAGTTGCCCAAGATCTACCAGCGCCTGCACGAAGGCGGCGTGGTCGATCCGTCGCACTACGAGGTCTTCCTGATGCTGTACACGGCCACACGGCAGGCCATCGACCATATCGAATACTGGTCGGAACGCTTCACCACGGACCGCGGGTTCAAGCCCTTGCAGCTGCGTGTGCTCTGCCCGCTGGAACCGGAGGTGTCGCTGTTGCGCGCCAGCGATGTGACGTTGCAGGCCTTCTTGGCCAATCCGGCGTATCGCGACGACCGGGTGGTCGACATTCACTTTAAGGTCGGCGGCACCGACGATGCCAGCCTGGGATTTGCAGGCTGCGCGCTTCCCGTGGTGTTGAACCACAACACGCCCAACAACTCGGTGTTCCTACTGTGGGGGCCGGAGCAGTTCAAGCCCCATGGACTGTTCCCGCGAGTCAGCCGCCATCGGGAGTTCTGA
- the traD gene encoding conjugative transfer system coupling protein TraD (Members of this protein family are the putative conjugative coupling factor, TraD, as the term is used for the SXT and TOL plasmid systems.): MLLRPYEMPWRPAYEGLAGLAWMAAGLGTGVAAALYQLPLDLTWALGLGCLVMAVLRLLQASRVLRQRAALLGQGIEVQTATEVAQWCRDPAQVFLGFGFEWRPVHAQRLYELAKIDPRDLAVPRWVAGWLGQGRHPQPDSEIGLPYIHGVEPREGPLYRPLQNFEGGTLLVGTTQSGKGVALAHLVTQAVRRGDVVVVIDPKNSHRLKRVVQRACTDWREPDTFLEFHPAFPERGVRLDFMFNWQKPTEIASRIQSVMPPDTAGTFSAFGWDAVNVVVQGLIALEERPNLAKLTQFIEGGIEPVLEASLQRFYARVLGADWRDRPEMRRLLQEAQRGSLKRPSEAASADLMAYVGYYEQHLPQNQRHKVLDAQVRTFRHNREHYQKITANLLPILSMLTSGDLGRSLSPDPFDATDLRPIMNFEKIERAGHVLYMCLDSLPDPSVASAIGALALADMAARAGMRYNLGQYRRIALFVDEVANVINQPLIEILNKGAEGGIYTTCAMQTLADLARRLGSEDAARMALGNLNNLIALRSKDRPTQDFVVETFGKTAIHTLRLGSSQGSDTHLGDFSASRSAQLSESLEERVPADVLGKLPNLQYFASVSGGRILKGRFPILDPNQGVTQPQSRSTR; the protein is encoded by the coding sequence ATGCTGCTGCGCCCCTACGAGATGCCCTGGCGGCCTGCCTACGAAGGCCTGGCCGGGCTGGCCTGGATGGCGGCTGGGCTTGGCACCGGTGTGGCCGCCGCACTGTATCAACTGCCGTTGGATCTGACCTGGGCCCTGGGCCTGGGGTGCCTGGTGATGGCAGTGCTGCGGCTGTTGCAGGCGAGCCGGGTGCTGAGGCAGCGAGCGGCCCTGCTCGGTCAGGGCATCGAAGTGCAAACAGCCACTGAGGTGGCACAGTGGTGCCGGGATCCAGCGCAAGTCTTCCTGGGGTTCGGCTTCGAGTGGCGACCGGTGCATGCGCAGCGGCTGTACGAACTGGCCAAGATCGATCCGCGCGACCTCGCGGTGCCCCGGTGGGTGGCAGGCTGGCTGGGTCAGGGGCGACACCCGCAGCCGGATTCCGAGATCGGCCTGCCCTACATCCACGGGGTAGAGCCGCGGGAAGGGCCGCTGTACCGGCCGCTGCAGAACTTCGAAGGCGGCACGCTGCTGGTGGGCACCACCCAGTCCGGCAAAGGGGTGGCACTCGCGCACCTCGTGACGCAGGCGGTGCGCCGCGGGGACGTGGTGGTGGTGATCGATCCCAAGAACAGCCACCGTCTGAAGCGGGTGGTGCAGCGCGCCTGCACCGACTGGCGCGAGCCGGACACCTTCCTGGAGTTCCACCCAGCGTTTCCGGAACGGGGGGTGCGGCTGGACTTCATGTTCAACTGGCAGAAGCCCACCGAGATTGCCTCGCGCATCCAGTCGGTGATGCCACCGGACACAGCGGGTACCTTTTCCGCCTTCGGCTGGGATGCCGTCAACGTGGTGGTGCAGGGGCTGATCGCGCTGGAGGAGCGGCCCAACCTGGCCAAGCTGACGCAGTTCATCGAGGGCGGTATCGAGCCGGTGCTGGAGGCCAGCCTGCAGCGCTTCTATGCCCGGGTGCTCGGGGCCGACTGGCGGGACCGACCGGAGATGCGCCGGTTGCTGCAGGAGGCGCAGCGTGGCAGCCTGAAGCGGCCTTCGGAGGCCGCCAGTGCGGACCTGATGGCCTATGTGGGCTACTACGAGCAGCACCTGCCGCAAAACCAGCGCCACAAGGTGCTGGACGCCCAGGTGCGCACCTTCCGGCACAACCGCGAGCACTACCAGAAGATCACCGCCAATCTGCTGCCGATCCTGTCGATGCTGACCTCCGGCGATCTGGGCCGCAGCCTGTCGCCGGATCCCTTCGATGCCACCGATCTGCGCCCGATCATGAACTTCGAAAAGATCGAGCGCGCCGGCCATGTGCTCTACATGTGCCTGGATTCGCTGCCCGATCCCTCGGTGGCCTCGGCCATCGGCGCGCTCGCCTTGGCGGACATGGCTGCTCGCGCAGGCATGCGCTACAACCTGGGCCAGTACCGGCGCATCGCGCTGTTCGTCGACGAGGTGGCCAATGTGATCAACCAGCCGCTGATCGAGATCCTGAACAAGGGCGCCGAGGGCGGCATCTACACCACCTGCGCGATGCAGACCCTGGCCGACCTGGCCCGCCGCCTGGGCAGTGAGGACGCCGCGCGCATGGCGCTGGGCAACCTGAACAACCTGATCGCGCTGCGCAGCAAGGACCGCCCCACCCAGGACTTCGTGGTGGAGACCTTCGGCAAGACCGCCATCCACACGCTGCGCCTGGGCAGCAGCCAGGGCAGCGACACGCACCTGGGAGACTTCTCGGCGAGCCGATCGGCACAGCTTTCTGAAAGCCTGGAGGAGCGTGTGCCTGCCGACGTGCTGGGCAAGCTGCCGAATCTGCAGTACTTCGCCTCGGTGTCGGGCGGGCGCATCCTGAAGGGACGCTTCCCGATCCTGGATCCGAATCAGGGTGTGACGCAGCCTCAGTCGCGGAGCACCCGATGA
- a CDS encoding NADAR family protein: MTKTPPTARIRLSTKKSGTPDGSNPAVVAEIRFYRANEKPYGAFSNLYRRPVIFEGVVFPTSEHAYQAGKARKPAVRDWILSAPTPALAAMAAHGLYVWDVAPDWAQTKFDRMRRVLRAKFDQHEDLRQLLMSTGSARLVEVGTVNNAVNRLWGEVDGKGENMLGVMLMELRESCSKETGAAKAKPARATSKARAGATTVATRAPAAV; this comes from the coding sequence ATGACCAAGACGCCGCCGACGGCGCGTATCCGTCTTTCGACGAAGAAATCAGGCACGCCTGATGGCTCCAACCCAGCAGTTGTAGCGGAGATCCGGTTCTACCGAGCGAACGAGAAGCCATACGGTGCCTTTAGCAACCTGTACCGGCGGCCGGTGATCTTCGAGGGCGTGGTCTTTCCTACCTCCGAGCACGCCTACCAAGCGGGCAAGGCCCGCAAACCGGCCGTGCGGGACTGGATCCTGAGCGCTCCGACACCTGCCTTGGCGGCGATGGCTGCGCACGGCCTGTACGTGTGGGATGTCGCGCCGGACTGGGCGCAGACCAAATTCGACCGCATGCGCCGGGTGTTGCGGGCCAAGTTCGACCAGCACGAGGACCTTCGGCAGCTTCTGATGTCCACGGGGAGCGCGAGGCTCGTCGAAGTGGGGACCGTCAACAACGCAGTCAACCGATTGTGGGGCGAGGTCGACGGCAAGGGCGAGAACATGCTGGGTGTGATGCTGATGGAACTGCGCGAGTCCTGTTCCAAGGAAACAGGAGCGGCGAAGGCGAAGCCTGCACGGGCGACCAGCAAGGCGCGGGCCGGCGCGACGACGGTTGCGACGCGCGCACCGGCAGCGGTTTGA
- a CDS encoding DUF7146 domain-containing protein → MLRTDAAASAARLDAVRLRAQGRWSEILPRLGVDPRWLSRRNQPCPRCGGTDRYQYTDKFGEGNYHCRHCGPGGGFKLLQATTGMGFARALREVEACVGLLPLVPAATAQAPAPSSASMKQLVQRIWDEAAPVTSGDAVDRYLRGRGLALPVFPAVLRFHPALGYYAKDEAGRSRRVAEYPAMLACIQGPDGQAVTLHRTYLDGGGKLHAADAKKVLSGGLHGAAVRLYEPGEGLAIAEGIETALALHLATGKPVWAGLNAGNLDKLWLPAGLRRVDVYADNDADGDFAGQCAAFALARRLRREGNGEGDRQVRVFVPRHAGADWADVWCRRSLITGAPG, encoded by the coding sequence ATGCTGCGCACTGACGCTGCTGCCTCGGCCGCCCGCCTCGACGCGGTGCGGCTGCGGGCCCAGGGCCGCTGGAGCGAGATCCTGCCCCGACTGGGTGTGGACCCGCGCTGGCTGTCCCGACGCAACCAGCCCTGCCCGCGCTGTGGCGGCACCGACCGCTACCAGTACACCGACAAGTTCGGCGAAGGCAACTACCACTGCCGGCACTGTGGCCCCGGCGGCGGCTTCAAGCTGCTGCAGGCCACCACCGGGATGGGCTTTGCGCGTGCGCTCCGGGAAGTCGAAGCCTGCGTGGGGCTGCTGCCCCTCGTTCCTGCTGCGACGGCACAGGCCCCGGCGCCTTCCTCGGCCTCCATGAAGCAGCTGGTGCAGCGCATCTGGGACGAAGCCGCCCCAGTGACCAGCGGCGACGCGGTGGATCGCTACCTGCGCGGGCGGGGCCTGGCGCTGCCGGTGTTCCCTGCGGTGCTGCGCTTCCATCCGGCATTGGGCTACTACGCCAAGGACGAGGCCGGCCGGTCGCGTCGTGTGGCCGAGTACCCGGCGATGTTGGCCTGCATCCAGGGGCCGGATGGCCAGGCCGTGACGCTGCACCGCACCTACCTGGACGGCGGGGGCAAGCTGCATGCGGCCGATGCCAAGAAGGTGCTCTCCGGCGGCCTGCATGGCGCCGCGGTGCGCCTGTACGAACCGGGCGAAGGCCTGGCGATTGCCGAAGGCATCGAGACGGCGCTGGCGCTGCACCTGGCCACCGGCAAGCCGGTCTGGGCGGGCCTGAACGCCGGAAACCTGGACAAGCTCTGGTTGCCTGCCGGGCTGCGCCGGGTCGATGTCTACGCGGACAACGACGCCGACGGCGACTTCGCGGGGCAGTGCGCTGCCTTCGCGCTGGCCCGGCGGCTGCGTCGCGAAGGCAATGGCGAAGGCGACCGACAAGTCAGGGTCTTCGTGCCCCGACATGCAGGCGCCGACTGGGCCGATGTGTGGTGCCGGCGCTCGCTGATCACTGGGGCGCCGGGTTGA
- a CDS encoding FlhC family transcriptional regulator, with product MRSRGDRHLQAVRLARELALLGARLKTIHAVTGLPPRQVQSLFFPDGLTIPRGRAPDSVEWFHGANLILRADACLLGVKYEQLRQQGLAAGDALLCAYRAYQCVTRTPSRISMDRAFNVASYLDGIWLAREPALSVSHCRHCGCAHLTAIGTPAVHSNGCPFCRLLERFHHDPRLQVAYRDRSRPLPIDADRLKAWPQAPQRRAA from the coding sequence GTGCGCAGCCGCGGTGACCGCCACCTGCAGGCCGTGCGACTGGCGCGCGAGCTGGCCCTGTTGGGAGCCCGGCTGAAGACCATCCACGCCGTGACCGGCCTGCCGCCGCGACAGGTGCAGTCGCTGTTCTTTCCGGACGGCTTGACCATCCCGCGCGGCCGGGCACCGGACTCGGTGGAGTGGTTCCACGGTGCCAACCTGATCCTGCGTGCCGACGCCTGTCTTTTGGGGGTCAAGTATGAGCAGCTGCGCCAGCAGGGCCTGGCTGCGGGCGACGCGCTGCTGTGCGCCTACCGCGCCTACCAATGCGTCACGCGCACCCCCAGCCGCATCAGCATGGACCGAGCCTTCAATGTGGCCTCCTACCTCGACGGCATCTGGCTGGCCCGCGAACCGGCGCTGTCGGTGAGCCACTGCAGACATTGCGGCTGCGCTCACCTCACTGCCATCGGAACACCGGCCGTGCACAGCAACGGTTGCCCGTTCTGCCGGCTGCTGGAGCGCTTCCATCACGACCCTCGACTTCAGGTGGCGTACCGGGATCGCAGCCGGCCGCTGCCGATCGATGCAGACCGCTTGAAAGCCTGGCCACAAGCGCCGCAACGTCGGGCCGCATGA